In Bosea sp. PAMC 26642, the DNA window GCCAGGCCATGCGCGTGCACGAGTGGCGCCACGACCAGCGCCACCGATCCGGCCGCCGCAGAAACCATCGCCGGCCGCCCGCCCGCAAACGCGATGACGATCGCGATCACGAAGGAGGCGAACAATCCGACCTGCGGATCGACGCCCGCCGCAAAGGAAAACGCGATGACCTCGGGAATGAGCGCGAAGGTCGCGACCGCTCCGGCGAGCAGTTCGCGCACCGGATTGACCGACCACTCGCGGCGATAGGACGACAACGTCATGGGGATCTCGCACAGCACGCCGCCGGGACGGCGCGCGAGGCAAGCCGCGTGCCGACGGAAGAGACGTCTTGCAGGGTTCGGCGGATCGGCGGCCGAAAGAGCCACCCGGATTCTCACCGGGTCCGAATGGATGAGCGACCTTAGCCACCGCCGATATGGCGATCAAGCCGAAGCGCGCGCCAAATCCCCGCCCGCGTCTCCGCGTCGGTTGATCATGAGGGGCGAGCGGAGCGCCGCGAGGCGCAGGTTGGTATAGAGCCGCTTCATTGAGCCAGAAGCGGCGCGGGCAGATTAAGCCACTGCCCGCACGCCCCGTGGCGCTCCGCTCGTCGGCGATTTCGGACCTCGGGCCGCGCTTATTCGGATTTCGGGAGTTCGATCTGCCAGCTTGGGTGCCAGTTCGCCTGAGGCTTGTCGCGACCTTCGCCGGCAGTTCGTCGTCCCGTCGTCCTTATAGCGAGCTCCTCGCACAGGGGCCGTAGTACCCCCAGGGCGGTGCCCCGAAGCCTCCCGAGTCTGGCGTGTAAGACCAGCCGCAGGCGCCGACCTCATCCCCACCAACGGCATACCTCCGGATGGCTGCCCCTCGGGGATGAGGTGGTGGCAATTTAAGGTGAGGTTTGCGAGCCGGGGATAAGTTTTTTGATGGAATCACCGCCGCCTCTTCCCTTCTCCCCTTGCGGGAGAAGGGAAGAGGCGGCGGATGAGGGGTGGTCGTGCCCTTTCAAGCAGGTGGAATGCGGATATCGCAGCGCGACCCCTCATCCGTCTCGGCTTCACCGAGCCACCTTCTCCCGCAGGGGGAGAAGGGTTCGCGCTCGGCCGATTCTCCTTTTCAGGCAAGGTTTTCCAGCGCTTTTAGCGGCAAGAACCGCCCTACCCCCGCACGCCCGCCGCCTCCAGCAAACGCCCGGCGGCCGCCCTTGCTTCTTCGGTGATGCTCGCTCCCGCCAGCATCCGTGCGATCTCCTCGCGCCGGGCCTGGTCCTCGAGTGCCGTTACCCGCGTCACCGTGCGCGAGGCGGCGTCGCCCGCCAATGCCGATTTCGCGATCAGGAAATGCTGGCCGGCCTTGGCCGCGACTTGCGGGGCATGCGTCACCGAGATCACCTGCACCTTCGTCGCCAGCCGCGCCAGCCGCTCGCCGATCGCGTCGGCCACCGCGCCACCGACGCCGGTGTCGATCTCGTCGAAGACCAGCGTCGGCGCCGAGCCGCGCTCGGCCAGCACCACCTTGAGCGCCAGCATGAAGCGCGACAGCTCGCCGCCCGAGGCGACCTTCATCATCGGCCCGGGCCGCGTGCCGGGATTGGTCTCGACCCAGAATTCGACACGGTCGAACCCTTCCGGCCCACGCGCCGCCTCGTCGGAATCGATCTGGGTGATGAAGCGCGCCCGCTCCAGCTTCAGCGGCGGCAATTCGCGCTTCACTGCGCCGTCGAGCCGGGCGGCGGCGGCCTTGCGCGCCGCGCTCAACAGCTTCGCCAGCGCCAGGAAATCGGTCTCCGCCGCCTTCAGCTCCGTCTCGAGCCGCGCCAGCGAAGTCTCGCTCTCGTCGAGCGCGGCAAGATCGGCCGCCATGCTCTGCGCCAGCAGGTCGAGCCCATCGACCGGCACGTCGAACTTCCGGCCCGCCGCGCGCAAGGCGAACAATCGCTCCTCGACCCGTTCCTGCTCGCGCGGGTCGTATTCCGCGGCGCGCATCGCGGTGGCCAGCGCCTCGCCGGCCTCCTCCAGCGCCACGATCGCGGTGTTGAGCGCCGCCGATGACGGATCGACCAGATCGGGCGCCTGCCCCGCCCGCCGCTCCAGCCGGCGCAGCACGGCCGCCAGCGCCGGCACCGGCGAGGCCTGCCCGCCCACCGCCTCATAGGCGTCGATCAGGTCGCGCGCCACCTTCTCGGCCTGCATCATGCCCTGGCGGGCGGCGGCCAGCGCCTCCTCCTCGCCGGCTTGCGGCTTGAGCCTGCCAAGCTCATCGACGGCATGGCGCAGGAAGTCGGCCTCCTTGCGCGCGGCCTCGACCCTCATGCGCTGGGCCTGCAAGGCCTGCCTCGCACGTTTGAGCGACTCGCTCGCCTTCGCGACGCCTTCCGCATGTACGTCGAGACCGCCGAAACCGTCGAGGATGACGCGGTGCTGGGCCGGGTCCGTCAGGGCGCGATCGTCATGCTGCCCATGGATCTCGACGATCGCAGCCCCGATCATCCGCAGGATCTGGACGCTGACCGGCTGGTCGTTGACGAAGGCGCGCGTGCGACCGTCGGCATATTGCACCCGGCGCAGGATCAGGTCGCCATCGGTGTCGATCTCCTGCGCCTGGGCGAGCCGGCGCGCGGGATGGTCCATGGGAAGGTCGAAGACGGCGCTGACCTGCCCTTGCGTCTCGCCATGACGCACCAGCCCGCCATCGCCACGACCGCCCAGCGCCAGCGCGAAACCGTCGAGCAGGATCGACTTGCCCGCACCGGTCTCGCCGGTGAGCACGCTCAGGCCGTCGCTGAACGACAGGTCCAGCCTGTCGATCAGCACGATATCGCGGATGGAGAGCTGCACCAGCATGGCGCTCAGAGCATGACGGCGAAAAGCGGGAGCCGGCTTTCGCGGAGCATCATCGTCCCGTCATGTCTCTGCGGCGGTCCTGGACGTCGTGGCATAGGCGGACGGCCTTTACGCTTTGAGCGCCTAGATCTTTCCGAACCCGACGATGCCGGTCACGACCCTCGAGAATCCGTTGAAAGCCCGGCTGATATAGGAACCGCGATCCTCGCGCGGCTGCAGGCCGCCGCTTTCGAGCAGCACATAGGCATCCTTGTACCACGGGCTGTCGGGGAAATTGTGCCCCAGCACCGCGGCCGCCGTCTGCGCCTCGTTGGTGATGCCCAGCGCCATATAGGCTTCGGTCAGGCGCATCAGCGCCTCCTCGACATGGCGGGTGGTCTGGTACTTGGTGATCACGTCGCGGAAGCGGTTGACCGCGCCGGTATAGTTGCGCTTCTCCAGATAGAACCGCCCGACATTCATCTCCTTGCCGGCGAGCTGGTCGCGCGCGATCAGGAGCTTTTCCTTGGCGTCCAGCACGTATTCGGACCGGGGATACTTCTCGATCAGCTCCTGCAGCGCTGCGATCGCGCGCTCGGTGCGCTCCTGGTCGCGCGTCGCGTCCGGGATTTGGTTGAAGTAGGACATCGCCATGATGTACTGCGCGTAGGCCGCGTCCGGGCTCGCCGGGTTCTGCGCGATGAAGCGCTTGGAGGCGGTGATCGCCTCCTCCCATTTGGCGGCCTGATAATTCGTATAGGCCGTGAGAATCAGCCCCTTCTTGGCATAGGGCGAGAAGGGCGACTGCTTGTCGATCTGGTCGAACTTCTTGGCGGCGCCTTCGCTGTCGCCGTTCTGCGCCCGCGCCAGACCCTCATTGTAGAGCTTGTCGGCCGGAACGACCTCGACCACCTCGGGCTTGTAGACCTCAGGCCGGTCGAATGGATTGAGCGAGGACAGCGTATCGCAGCCGCCGAGCAAGATAGCGGTGCCGAGGATCAGGCCGAGATTCCGGTACCGGGCAAGGCTTGTGCGCGCAGCAGGGCTCTCGCGCGTCGATGGGGCGCTGTTGGATATCGGGTTGTTCAGCCGCATGACGCTCACCTCGTCCGTCCTCCTTCGGTCGTCCCCACGCATGGGGACGAATGCCTTACCTCAGACGCAGTGCTTGCGCCACTGTCGAAACGGCGGCGTTCTGCGGCCAAGGCAGCGTTTATTCGACAGGAAACGGGCAATTGGATGGCGCAACGCATTGCCGCCAACCAACTTTCGGTGAGTCGCCTGGCTGCGACCTTCCGCCGATGCTCAGTGTACGTCGGGCGCGAAGGCGGCCGGCGCGGCAGCGGCCATCTGCACGGCGCGCGGCGCGACATAGGCCGGCAGCGCCTCGACGATGGCATAGTTGGCACGGTCGGCGAAGAGCGCCTCCAGGATCCGAACATTGAGGCGGTGGCCGCCGCAATAGGAGCGGAACTCGCCCATGATCGCATAGCCGGCGAGCGCCAGATCACCGATCGCATCGAGCACCTTATGGCGCACGAACTCGTCGCCGTAGCGCAGGCCCTCGGGATTGATCACCTTGTCGTCGCCGATCGCGACCGTGTTGTCGAGCGAGGCGCCGAGCGCGAAACCCGCCTTCCAGAGCTGCTCGACATCGCGCATGAAGCCGAAGGTCCGGGCGCGCGAAATCTCGCGGGCATAGGCCGCCGGCTCCAGATCGAAGACCTTGCGCTGGCGGCCGATCACGGCCGTATCGAAATCGATTTCGACGTCGAGGCGGAAACCGTCGACATCGGACGGCAGCAGCTCGGCGAACGCGCGGCCGTTCTCGACGCGCACCGGCTGCAGGATCTTGATATAGCGGCGGGCCGCATTCAACGTCGTCACGCCGGTCTCTTCGATGGCGGTGACGAACTCGGCGGCGCTGCCGTCCATGATCGGCATTTCCGGCCCGTCGATCTCGACGAGGACATTGTCGATGCCGAGGCCGGAGCAGGCCGACATCAGATGCTCGATGGTCGCGACCGAGGCGGACGCCTTGTCGCCGATCACGGTGCAGAGTTCGGTCGCGCTGACCTTGGTATGCTTGGCGTGGATCAACTGGGCGGGATCGTCACCCAGGCCCTTGCGCAGGAAGACGATGCCGGAATTCGCACTGGAAGGCTTGAGGCAGATGGTGGCGGGAGCCCCGGAGTGCACGCCGATGCCGGTCAATGTGACGGGCGCGCGCAGGGTCGTCTGCCGATCGAAACTCATTCCGTTACCCAATCCTGATCGCCGTTCTCGCAAGGCCCGCGCAAGCGCCGAAACCCACAATCGCTGCGATATCCCTGGATGACGGCGGAGGTGATACTCGCGCCGAAATCCCCGTTAGTGCATCTGCAACATAAGCGCTGCGGACAAAGCGACAAAATCACGCTTTCTTTCGCTGTGTTACAGCACCAATGTGGTCATACAAAATTAAGCAACCCGTTGAGGTATATGGTTTTTAAAACGTTAAAAGGCCCGGCGCGCAAGTGCGCTCCGGGCCTTTGTTCCGCAGTTGCGTAACGGCAGTTCCGCCGCCTTCAGGTCGCCTGCCGGCGCAGGAAGGCCGGGATTTCCAGATGGTCGTCCTCGCCGGCGCGGGTCGGGGTCGGACGGCCCATCGGGTCGAGCTGCCCCTGCGCCGGGCGCGACACCGGCGCCGCGGGACGGCGCATATACTCCGCATGAGCGGCGCTGGGAGCGGCCGCGACCGGCGGCGGCACCTGACGCACGGGTGCCGGTGCGGGCGCATCGGTCATCTCGTCCTCCTTGCGGCCGAAGCCGACCGAGGCGAGGCGCTGCATCAGCGACATGCGCTTCTGGTCGACCGGGCTCGGCTGGGCCGGTCCGGGCTGCGCGCTGCGCTGGGCGTTGATCTGGTTCTGTCCGGGAACGGGCAGGTCCTCGATCCGCGGCATCCGGGTCGGGCGCAGGGCCCGTTCCGGCACGGGCGCGATGAAGTTGTCTTCGAAATGCATCATCGGCTGTTCGACGACGGCGGGCGCGAGAACCGGGGCGGCAGCCATGACGGGACGCGGCGGCTGCGCCGGCTCGATCCGGATATCCTCCGACAGGCTGGCGACGACCGGGGCCGGCATCGGGCGCGGAGCCTCGACGAGCGGCTGGAGGTGCTGCTCCATCACCGGCTCCGGCGCGGGGGCGAAGGGACGCACCGGCACGCTGGTCGTGTTGCGCAGGCGGGCTTCCGCCTTCAGACGCTCGGCGACCTGGGCGATGCGGGCCTCGGTCTCGTCCATCTCGGCCTGGGTGGTGACGGGCTTGTCGATGCCGGTCGCCACGACCGAAACGCGCACGATGCCTTCCAGCGATTCGTCGAAGGTCGCGCCGACGATGATGTTGGCCTCGGAATCGACCTCCTCGCGGATGCGGGTGGCGGCCTCGTCGACCTCGTAGAGCTTCATGTCGCGCCCGCCGGTGATCGAGATCAGCAGGCCGCGCGCACCCTTCATCGAGACGTCGTCGAGCAGCGGGTTGTTGATCGCGGCCTGGGCCGCGGCCAGCGCACGCTTCTCGCCCTGCGCTTCGCCGGTGCCCATCATCGCCTTGCCCATGCCGCGCATCACGGCGCGCACGTCGGCGAAGTCGAGGTTGATCAGGCCCGGGCGCACCATCAGGTCGGTGATGCAGGCGACGCCCGAATAAAGCACCTGGTCGGCCATGCCGAAGGCGTCGGCAAAGCCCGTCGTCTCGTTGGCGACCCGGAACAGGTTCTGGTTCGGGATCACGATCAGCGTATCGACCGCCTCGTTGAGCTCGCCGATGCCGGCTTCCGCCATGCGCATCCGGCGGTGGCCCTCGAACTGGAACGGCTTGGTGACGACGCCGACGGTCAGGATGCCCATGTCGCGGGCGACCCGGGCGATGGCGGGAGCAGCGCCAGTGCCGGTGCCGCCGCCCATGCCGGCGGTGATGAAGACCATGTGAGCGCCCGCCAGATGGTCGCGGATCTCGTCGATGACCTCCTCGGCCGCCGCGCGCCCGACTTCAGGCTGCGAGCCGGCGCCGAGACCCTCGGTGACCTGCAGGCCCATCTGGATGATGCGCGTGGCCCGCGACAGGGCGAGCGCCTGCGCGTCCGTGTTGGCGACGACGAAGTCGACCCCGTCGAGACCGGCCTCGATCATGTTGTTGACCGCATTGCCGCCCGCGCCGCCGACGCCGAACACCGTGATCCGGGGCTTCAGTTCCCGGATGTCCGGGGCTTGCAGATTCATCGCCATGGTTGCCTCTTTTGATCCTTGTCCGGCGCCTGGCGGGAGCCGTCCCGATTGCTATGATTTACGCTTGGGATGCGCGCGGCGAGCGCCGCGCGCATCGATACCCGTCAGAAACTTTCCTTCAGCCACCGCCCGACACGCGAGAAGTAGCCGTCCGTTCCGGTCGCAAAATACGTTCCGCTGGCGCGCGGCTCGAAATGCTCGACATGCGCCACCTGCGGATAGACCAGGAGCCCGACCGAGGCCGCGAAGGCCGGCCCCTTGCCCGCCTCCGGCAAGCCTTTGATGCCGAGCGGACGGCCGGTCCTGACCTGCCCGCCGAGGATGCGGCGCGCCGTCTCGGGCAGGCCCGTCAGCTGGCAGGCTCCGCCCGTCAGCACGACGCGGCGGCCGGCCTGGGCCGAGAAGCCGGCATTGGCCAGCCGATCGCGCACCAGTTCGAGGATCTCCTCGACACGTGGCTTGATGATCCGCACGAGATGCGACTTGGCGAGATGGTTGGGCATGTCGCGTTCGTCGTCGTCGACCTGCGGCACCGAGATCATGTCGCGCTCGTCCGACGCGCTGGCGATGGCCGAGCCGTGCAGCGTCTTCAGCCGCTCTGCCGCCGAGACGCGGGTCGAAAGCCCGCGCGCCACGTCCATGGTGATGTGGTTGCCGCCGACGGCGATCGCGTCGGCGTGCATCAGGTGGCCGCCGGAGAACACGCCGAGGCTGGTCGTACCGCCGCCGAGGTCGACCACGACGACGCCCATCTCAGCCTCGTCGTCGACCAGAACGGAGAGGCCCGACGCATAGGGGGTCGCGACCACGGCCTCGACCTCGAGATGGCAGCGCTCGACCGCCAGCATGACGTTGCGCGCCGCCGAGGCCTCGCTGGCGACGACATGCATGTCGACCGAAAGCTTGGAACCGATCAGCCCGCGCGGATCGAGCACGCCGGGAGATCCGTCGAGCGCGTAGCCCGTTGGCAGGGCATGGAGCACGGCCTTGCCGGGCCGCAGCGCGTGGGTCGCCGCCGCCGCCAGCACGCGCTTCACGTCGCTATCGCCGACCGAACCGCCGCGCAGATCGACGCCGGCGGCATAATGCTGCGAGCCGAGCCGCCCGCCGGTCAGGTTGACGATCACCGACTGGACCTCGACCTTGGCCATGCGCTCGGCCGCATCGACCGCCGCGCGGATCGCGCGCTCGGCGCTTTCGAGATCGACGATCGCGCCGCCCTTTAGGCCGAGCGAGCGCTGATGGCCGATGCCGATGATGCGCGCCACATGGGTACGGCCGCGCAGCCGCTCATTGGCCTCGGCCGGGTTCAGCTCCGCGATCAGGCAGACGACCTTGCTGGTTCCGATGTCGAGAATCGACAGCGTCGCGCTCTTGCGCGACGACAGCGGCCGCATCCGCGGCGTCAGGCCATGGGAGGTCAGGTTCACGCCTCGCCTCCCTTCTTCTTGGTCTTGGACTTGAGCTGGTCGGCGCGGGCGCTGGCGCCCTCCTCCGTCAGCCGCATCACCACCCGGTCGGGCTCGCGCAGATCGATGGCGAGCAGGTCCTTGTCGAGCAGGCGGAAATCGTTTTCCAGCGCGACCAGCCTTTTCAGTGCGTCGGCCGGTGCGACCTCGGGCAGGCGCACGTCCATGCCGTTGTCGAGCTTCAGCGTCCAGCGCCGCCCCGAGACGAGCGTCGCGGCGCGGATACGCTCCGCCAGCGGCCCGGCCTGCGCCTTCAGCGCGATGTATTCGCGAGCACGGTTGTTGGCGTCCGGGCCGACGACCAGCGGCAGATGCGCGAAGCGTCCATCATCCATCTTGTCGATCACGGTTCCGTCGGAGGCGATGACGAAGAGGTCGCCCTTGACCTGCCAGAGCGCGAAGGGCTCGCGCTCGACCAGGGTGATGGCGATTTCGCCGGGATAGAGCTTGCGAACGGTCGCCTGCCGGATCAGCGGCGTCGCCTCCAGCCTTCGGCGCGCCTCGTCGGCATCGAAGAAGGCGAGCGAGCCCTTCGGATCGATGCCGGCCGCAACCAGCACCTCGATCTCCGACAGCTCGGCGATCCCCGAGATGGTGACGCGATCGACGCCCAGCCCGATCAGCCGCGCGATCATGTTTCGCGTCTCGCCCTGGCTCTGGCGCAGCGTTTCGGTATGGCCGCCCATCACCGCACCGGTCCCGAGGCTGATGCCGAGGAAGGCCAGCGCCAGCCAGGTGCCGACGCTGCGCGGCAGGCGCTCGGCGAGCGGAACCGCGGCCGCGCTGCGACGCGAGCGGCGGAACCAGCGGTTCGACCGCTCGCCGACCAGCAATTGCGGTCCGGCGGCAGGGAGCGACGAGCGTGAGGGGGCCATGGCCATTCCCGCTTTCATCGGTCCAGGGAGGCGTCCTCCACGATCCATCTGACGAGTTCACCGAAGTTCAGGCCCGCATGGGCAGCCAATTCGGGCACCAGGCTAGTCTCGGTCATGCCGGGCTGCGTGTTGACCTCCAGCCAGACGAGAGTGTCGCTCTCGTCGTCGTATCGGAAGTCCGACCTGCTAACGCCCCGGCACCCGATTGCTTGATGCGCCGTTAACGAACACTCTTCGATCTGCTGGTAAATTTTTGGTAAAATTTGTGCCGGGCAGATGTGGATCGAGCCACCTTTCGCGTACTTCGCGTCGTAGTCGTAGAACTCGCCCGTAGCGGCTTGTATTTCGGTCACACCGAGCGATTTGCCGCCCATCACGGCGCACGTCAGCTCGCGCCCGGAGATGAAGGGTTCGGCCATCATCGTCTCGCCGCAGGGCCAGTCTTCGCGCGCGATTTCCTGGGGCGGATGCTCGCGCCCCTTCTTCACGATCACGACGCCGACGGAGGACCCCTCGTCGATCGGCTTGAGCACATAAGGCGGTGGCAGCACGTGTTTTTTGGCCGCTTCGAAGCGCGATACGTTGATTCCGGGTGCCACCGGCACGCCGGCGGCCGCAACCACGGTCTTCGCCCGGTCCTTGCGGATGGCGAGCGCCGAGGCCAGCACGCCCGAATGGGTGTAGGGAATGCCCAGGATCTCGAGCAGGCCCTGAATCGTGCCGTCCTCGCCGAAGCGGCCATGCAGGGCATTGAACACGACATCGGGGCGCAGGGCACCAAGCACCTGCGCGATGTCGCGCTGCACATCGACCCGCGTGACGCGGTAGCCGACGCTTTCAAGCGCGTCGGCGCAGCCGGCGCCTGTGTTCAAGCTGACCTCACGCTCGACGGACCAGCCGCCCATCAGCACTGCGACGTGTTTGGTCATCGAGATCGTTGCTCCGTTCGCCCGCAAACTCGGCCGAACGTAGTTAACAGCGCGTTAAGGCATTGCCTGGTGCGCGCGGACCTGGCCGGCGTGTGGCGATGGTATTGTACGGAGCCCAGAAATCTCGTGTATACGAGTTGATGAAGATCTTGTGGGACGAGCGCAAGCGGCTGGTCAATCTCGACAAGCATGGGCTTGATTTTGCCGCGCTTGATGAGGGGCTCTTCGCGCAAGCTGCGATCGGACCGGCAAAGGATGGGCGGCTGATCGCGGTCGGAGAATTGAACGGGGTGGTCACCGTCGTTTTTGTAACGCTGGGGGCCGAGGCGCTATCCGTCATCAGCATGAGACCTGCCTCCAACCGGGAGAGGAGAGGCGTATGACCAAACAATTTGTGCCCGGACGAGGCTACACCAAGGCCGATTGGGATGCCGTTGATAGCCCCGAACTGACCGACGAGGAAATCGCCGGGCTTCGCCCGATGAAGGAGGCGCTTCCGGGGCTCTATGCCGTCCTTCAGGAGGAACTCCGC includes these proteins:
- the recN gene encoding DNA repair protein RecN; protein product: MLVQLSIRDIVLIDRLDLSFSDGLSVLTGETGAGKSILLDGFALALGGRGDGGLVRHGETQGQVSAVFDLPMDHPARRLAQAQEIDTDGDLILRRVQYADGRTRAFVNDQPVSVQILRMIGAAIVEIHGQHDDRALTDPAQHRVILDGFGGLDVHAEGVAKASESLKRARQALQAQRMRVEAARKEADFLRHAVDELGRLKPQAGEEEALAAARQGMMQAEKVARDLIDAYEAVGGQASPVPALAAVLRRLERRAGQAPDLVDPSSAALNTAIVALEEAGEALATAMRAAEYDPREQERVEERLFALRAAGRKFDVPVDGLDLLAQSMAADLAALDESETSLARLETELKAAETDFLALAKLLSAARKAAAARLDGAVKRELPPLKLERARFITQIDSDEAARGPEGFDRVEFWVETNPGTRPGPMMKVASGGELSRFMLALKVVLAERGSAPTLVFDEIDTGVGGAVADAIGERLARLATKVQVISVTHAPQVAAKAGQHFLIAKSALAGDAASRTVTRVTALEDQARREEIARMLAGASITEEARAAAGRLLEAAGVRG
- a CDS encoding outer membrane protein assembly factor BamD; the protein is MRLNNPISNSAPSTRESPAARTSLARYRNLGLILGTAILLGGCDTLSSLNPFDRPEVYKPEVVEVVPADKLYNEGLARAQNGDSEGAAKKFDQIDKQSPFSPYAKKGLILTAYTNYQAAKWEEAITASKRFIAQNPASPDAAYAQYIMAMSYFNQIPDATRDQERTERAIAALQELIEKYPRSEYVLDAKEKLLIARDQLAGKEMNVGRFYLEKRNYTGAVNRFRDVITKYQTTRHVEEALMRLTEAYMALGITNEAQTAAAVLGHNFPDSPWYKDAYVLLESGGLQPREDRGSYISRAFNGFSRVVTGIVGFGKI
- the lpxC gene encoding UDP-3-O-acyl-N-acetylglucosamine deacetylase, which encodes MSFDRQTTLRAPVTLTGIGVHSGAPATICLKPSSANSGIVFLRKGLGDDPAQLIHAKHTKVSATELCTVIGDKASASVATIEHLMSACSGLGIDNVLVEIDGPEMPIMDGSAAEFVTAIEETGVTTLNAARRYIKILQPVRVENGRAFAELLPSDVDGFRLDVEIDFDTAVIGRQRKVFDLEPAAYAREISRARTFGFMRDVEQLWKAGFALGASLDNTVAIGDDKVINPEGLRYGDEFVRHKVLDAIGDLALAGYAIMGEFRSYCGGHRLNVRILEALFADRANYAIVEALPAYVAPRAVQMAAAAPAAFAPDVH
- the ftsZ gene encoding cell division protein FtsZ — translated: MAMNLQAPDIRELKPRITVFGVGGAGGNAVNNMIEAGLDGVDFVVANTDAQALALSRATRIIQMGLQVTEGLGAGSQPEVGRAAAEEVIDEIRDHLAGAHMVFITAGMGGGTGTGAAPAIARVARDMGILTVGVVTKPFQFEGHRRMRMAEAGIGELNEAVDTLIVIPNQNLFRVANETTGFADAFGMADQVLYSGVACITDLMVRPGLINLDFADVRAVMRGMGKAMMGTGEAQGEKRALAAAQAAINNPLLDDVSMKGARGLLISITGGRDMKLYEVDEAATRIREEVDSEANIIVGATFDESLEGIVRVSVVATGIDKPVTTQAEMDETEARIAQVAERLKAEARLRNTTSVPVRPFAPAPEPVMEQHLQPLVEAPRPMPAPVVASLSEDIRIEPAQPPRPVMAAAPVLAPAVVEQPMMHFEDNFIAPVPERALRPTRMPRIEDLPVPGQNQINAQRSAQPGPAQPSPVDQKRMSLMQRLASVGFGRKEDEMTDAPAPAPVRQVPPPVAAAPSAAHAEYMRRPAAPVSRPAQGQLDPMGRPTPTRAGEDDHLEIPAFLRRQAT
- the ftsA gene encoding cell division protein FtsA; the protein is MRPLSSRKSATLSILDIGTSKVVCLIAELNPAEANERLRGRTHVARIIGIGHQRSLGLKGGAIVDLESAERAIRAAVDAAERMAKVEVQSVIVNLTGGRLGSQHYAAGVDLRGGSVGDSDVKRVLAAAATHALRPGKAVLHALPTGYALDGSPGVLDPRGLIGSKLSVDMHVVASEASAARNVMLAVERCHLEVEAVVATPYASGLSVLVDDEAEMGVVVVDLGGGTTSLGVFSGGHLMHADAIAVGGNHITMDVARGLSTRVSAAERLKTLHGSAIASASDERDMISVPQVDDDERDMPNHLAKSHLVRIIKPRVEEILELVRDRLANAGFSAQAGRRVVLTGGACQLTGLPETARRILGGQVRTGRPLGIKGLPEAGKGPAFAASVGLLVYPQVAHVEHFEPRASGTYFATGTDGYFSRVGRWLKESF
- a CDS encoding cell division protein FtsQ/DivIB, giving the protein MAPSRSSLPAAGPQLLVGERSNRWFRRSRRSAAAVPLAERLPRSVGTWLALAFLGISLGTGAVMGGHTETLRQSQGETRNMIARLIGLGVDRVTISGIAELSEIEVLVAAGIDPKGSLAFFDADEARRRLEATPLIRQATVRKLYPGEIAITLVEREPFALWQVKGDLFVIASDGTVIDKMDDGRFAHLPLVVGPDANNRAREYIALKAQAGPLAERIRAATLVSGRRWTLKLDNGMDVRLPEVAPADALKRLVALENDFRLLDKDLLAIDLREPDRVVMRLTEEGASARADQLKSKTKKKGGEA
- a CDS encoding D-alanine--D-alanine ligase, with the translated sequence MTKHVAVLMGGWSVEREVSLNTGAGCADALESVGYRVTRVDVQRDIAQVLGALRPDVVFNALHGRFGEDGTIQGLLEILGIPYTHSGVLASALAIRKDRAKTVVAAAGVPVAPGINVSRFEAAKKHVLPPPYVLKPIDEGSSVGVVIVKKGREHPPQEIAREDWPCGETMMAEPFISGRELTCAVMGGKSLGVTEIQAATGEFYDYDAKYAKGGSIHICPAQILPKIYQQIEECSLTAHQAIGCRGVSRSDFRYDDESDTLVWLEVNTQPGMTETSLVPELAAHAGLNFGELVRWIVEDASLDR
- a CDS encoding BrnT family toxin, with product MKILWDERKRLVNLDKHGLDFAALDEGLFAQAAIGPAKDGRLIAVGELNGVVTVVFVTLGAEALSVISMRPASNRERRGV
- a CDS encoding BrnA antitoxin family protein, translating into MTKQFVPGRGYTKADWDAVDSPELTDEEIAGLRPMKEALPGLYAVLQEELRKRGPAKTKESISIRLDIDLVQKLRASGPGWQSRVNEALREWIDKPAA